The following are from one region of the Macaca thibetana thibetana isolate TM-01 chromosome 2, ASM2454274v1, whole genome shotgun sequence genome:
- the LOC126947794 gene encoding hsc70-interacting protein-like produces MDPRKVNELRAFVKMCKQDPRVLHTEEMRFLREWVESMGGKVPPATQKAKSEENTKEEKPDSKKVEEDLKADEPSSEESDPEIDKEGVIEPDTDSPQEMGDENAEITEEMMDQANDKKVAAIEALNDGELQKAIDLLTDAIKLNPRLAILYAKRASVFVKLQKPNAAIRDCDRAIEINPDSAQPYKWRGKAHRLLGHWEEAAHDLALACKLDYDEDASAMLKEVQPRAQKIAEHRRKYERKREEREIKERIEGVKKAREEHERAQREEEARRQSGAQYGSFPGGFPGGMPGSFPGGMPGMGGAMPGMAGMPGLNEILSDPEVLAAMQDPEFMVAFQDVAQNPANMSKYQNNPKVMNLISKLSAKFGGQV; encoded by the coding sequence ATGGACCCCCGCAAAGTGAACGAGCTTCGGGCCTTTGTGAAAATGTGTAAGCAGGATCCGAGGGTTCTGCACACCGAGGAAATGCGCTTCCTGAGAGAGTGGGTGGAGAGCATGGGGGGTAAAGTACCACCTGCTACTCAGAAAgctaaatcagaagaaaataccaAGGAAGAAAAACCTGATAGTAAGAAGGTGGAGGAAGACTTAAAGGCAGACGAACCATCAAGTGAGGAAAGTGATCCAGAAATTGATAAAGAAGGTGTGATTGAACCAGACACTGATTCTCCTCAAGAAATGGGAGATGAAAATGCAGAGATAACGGAGGAGATGATGGATCAGGCAAATGATAAAAAAGTGGCTGCTATTGAAGCCCTTAATGATGGTGAACTCCAGAAAGCCATTGACTTACTCACAGATGCCATCAAGCTGAATCCTCGCTTGGCCATTTTGTATGCCAAGAGGGCCAGTGTCTTCGTCAAATTACAGAAGCCAAATGCTGCTATCCGAGACTGTGACAGAGCCATTGAGATAAATCCTGATTCAGCTCAGCCTTACAAGTGGCGAGGGAAAGCACACAGACTTCTAGGCCACTGGGAGGAAGCCGCCCATGATCTTGCCCTTGCCTGTAAATTGGATTATGATGAAGATGCTAGTGCAATGCTGAAAGAAGTTCAACCTAGGGCACAGAAAATTGCAGAACATCGGAGAAAGTATGAGCGAAAACGTGAAGAGCGAGAGATCAAAGAAAGAATAGAAGGAGTTAAGAAGGCTCGAGAAGAGCATGAGAGAGCCCAGAGGGAGGAAGAAGCCAGACGACAGTCAGGAGCTCAGTATGGCTCTTTTCCAGGTGGCTTTCCTGGGGGAATGCCTGGTAGTTTTCCCGGAGGAATGCCTGGAATGGGAGGGGCCATGCCTGGAATGGCTGGAATGCCTGGACTCAATGAAATTCTTAGTGATCCAGAGGTTCTTGCAGCCATGCAGGATCCAGAATTTATGGTGGCCTTCCAGGATGTAGCTCAGAACCCAGCAAATATGTCAAAATACCAGAACAACCCAAAGGTTATGAATCTCATCAGTAAATTGTCAGCCAAATTTGGAGGTCAAGTGTAA